The Lycium ferocissimum isolate CSIRO_LF1 chromosome 10, AGI_CSIRO_Lferr_CH_V1, whole genome shotgun sequence genome window below encodes:
- the LOC132032388 gene encoding xylulose 5-phosphate/phosphate translocator, chloroplastic: MLTLNLLPSTNVTLSKSRPTPNLVTRNQKLRDFCKPSIQNVHGHPFKCSANLGSQISHSRLDFSKILKRPSEFSSRNTTQILKAASGTPDEVSPDGEIIEASKPKVNLKLALIFGLWYFQNIVFNIYNKKVLNIFPYPWLLASFQLFCGSVWMLVLWSFKLQPCPKINKSFIIALLGPALFHTIGHISACVSFSKVAVSFTHVIKSAEPVFSVVFSSFLGDTYPLTVWLSILPIVFGCSLAAVTEVSFNLGGLSGAMISNVGFVLRNIFSKRSLQNFKEVDGLNLYGWITIISFLYLAPVAVFVEGSQWVAGYHKALATIGNPNTFYLWVLVSGIFYHLYNQSSYQALDDISPLTFSVGNTMKRVVVIVATVLVFRNPVRPLNALGSAIAIFGTFLYSQATAKKPKKEVAEKKE; the protein is encoded by the coding sequence ATGCTCACTTTAAATCTTCTTCCATCCACTAATGTCACTCTCTCCAAATCCCGCCCCACTCCAAATCTTGTTACCAGAAACCAAAAGTTGAGAGATTTCTGTAAACCCTCCATTCAAAATGTCCATGGCCACCCTTTTAAGTGTTCTGCAAATCTTGGTTCTCAGATCTCTCATTCAAGATTGGatttttccaaaatcttgaaacGCCCATCTGAGTTTTCTTCAAGAAATACGACTCAGATCCTTAAAGCAGCCTCTGGAACTCCAGATGAAGTTAGCCCAGATGGGGAAATTATTGAAGCTTCAAAGCCAAAAGTGAATTTGAAACTAGCACTCATTTTTGGTCTATGGTACTTTCAGAACATTGTGTTTAACATATATAACAAGAAGGTATTGAACATCTTTCCTTATCCATGGCTTCTTGCTTCTTTCCAGCTATTCTGTGGTTCTGTTTGGATGTTAGTTTTATGGTCTTTTAAGCTTCAACCTTGCCCAAAAATCAATAAATCATTCATTATTGCCCTTCTTGGACCTGCTTTGTTTCACACAATAGGCCATATTTCAGCTTGTGTTTCATTCTCAAAGGTTGCTGTTTCTTTCACACATGTTATTAAGTCTGCAGAACCTGTTTTCTCTGTTGTGTTTTCATCATTCCTTGGTGATACCTATCCTCTGACTGTTTGGCTTTCAATTCTTCCTATTGTGTTTGGTTGCTCTTTGGCTGCTGTTACTGAAGTGTCTTTCAATTTGGGGGGCTTGTCTGGTGCTATGATCAGTAATGTTGGGTTCGTTCTTCGGAACATTTTTTCGAAAAGGAGTTTACAGAATTTTAAGGAAGTGGATGGTTTGAATCTGTATGGCTGGATAACCATAATCTCATTTCTATATCTAGCTCCAGTAGCAGTGTTTGTGGAAGGTTCTCAATGGGTGGCAGGTTATCACAAAGCTCTTGCAACTATAGGAAATCCTAACACATTTTATCTATGGGTTCTCGTATCTGGGATTTTCTACCATCTCTATAACCAATCTTCTTACCAAGCACTGGATGATATTAGTCCCCTGACGTTTTCGGTTGGTAATACTATGAAGAGGGTGGTCGTGATTGTCGCCACTGTGTTGGTATTCAGGAATCCAGTCAGGCCTCTAAATGCACTTGGCTCTGCTATTGCCATATTTGGAACTTTCTTATACTCACAGGCAACGGCTAAAAAGCCAAAGAAAGAGGTAGCGGAAAAGAAGGAATAG
- the LOC132032387 gene encoding AUGMIN subunit 7 isoform X1 has translation MAAKQMEEIQKKLGTLNYPRANAPSQSLLFAGMERYALLEWLFFKLLGDKSPFSQQNLQGDAVDRDEETSRIQYLAEIAKFLGITTTVDPEAIQGLREIKRMQNLQMSWLRNRFVSMLELIMLRSSHNLKVAGLPMIWGRGSYEDRMEMLRLIVDLVEASMYADNPEWSVDEQVAKDIQLIDAIAEKQAQIFSEECKLFPADVQIQSIYPLPDISDLEKQLSDQSNRLLSLQEMVDDLASKHPYNPDEEYVEVEAKLRGHLESFLDTARSFNTIYTKEIRPWTHMMEVPQLHGFGPAANRLLEAYKMLWKFLGNLKNLRDSHAAVAVGSSETVAGEPSSVTRIISECETALTLLNRDLAILSASIARERGEDTSL, from the exons ATGGCAGCAAAGCAAATGGAAGAAATACAGAAGAAATTGGGGACATTGAATTACCCACGAGCCAATGCTCCTTCTCAGTCCCTTCTCTTTGCCGGCATGGAACGATATGCTCTTCTTGAATGGCTTTTCTTCAA GTTATTAGGGGATAAATCACCATTTTCTCAACAAAATCTACAAGGGGATGCTGTGGATCGTGATGAGGAGACTTCTCGTATTCAGT ATTTAGCAGAGATTGCAAAGTTTCTAGGCATTACTACTACTGTTGATCCAGAAGCAATCCAA GGCTTGAGAGAGATAAAGAGAATGCAGAACTTACAGATGTCTTGGTTGAGAAATAGATTTGTGTCAATGTTGGAACTAATAATGTTAAGATCCTCCCACAATTTGAAGGTTGCGGGGCTTCCTATGATCTGG GGACGGGGTAGTTATGAAGATCGTATGGAAATGCTACGCCTTATTGTGGATCTAGTGGAAGCAAGCATGTATGCTGATAACCCTGAGTGGAG TGTTGATGAGCAGGTAGCAAAGGATATTCAATTGATTGATGCCATAGCGGAAAAGCAGGCTCAAATTTTTTCGGAAGAATGCAAACTGTTTCCAGCAGATGTTCAGATCCAATCTATCTATCCTTT GCCAGACATATCTGATTTGGAGAAGCAACTATCAGATCAATCAAATAGGCTTCTGAGTCTTCAGGAAATGGTTGATGATTTAGCATCAAAG CATCCATACAACCCAGATGAGGAATATGTAGAGGTTGAAGCTAAACTACGAGGTCATTTGGAATCCTTTTTAGACACCGCAAGGTCCTTCAACACAATCTACACAAAG GAAATTCGTCCATGGACCCACATGATGGAAGTACCACAACTGCATGGGTTTGGGCCTGCTGCCAATAGACTATTGGAAGCATATAAGATGCTTTGGAAG TTCCTTGGAAACTTGAAGAATCTTCGGGATTCACATGCAGCTGTAGCAGTTGGTTCATCTGAAACAGTGGCTGGCGAGCCATCTTCTGTGACGAGAATAATTTCCGAATGTGAAACTGCACTTACACTCTTGAATCGCGATCTTGCGATTCTTTCAGCTTCTATTGCCCGTGAGCGAGGTGAAGATACATCTTTGTAA
- the LOC132032387 gene encoding AUGMIN subunit 7 isoform X2, whose product MAAKQMEEIQKKLGTLNYPRANAPSQSLLFAGMERYALLEWLFFKLLGDKSPFSQQNLQGDAVDRDEETSRIQYLAEIAKFLGITTTVDPEAIQGRGSYEDRMEMLRLIVDLVEASMYADNPEWSVDEQVAKDIQLIDAIAEKQAQIFSEECKLFPADVQIQSIYPLPDISDLEKQLSDQSNRLLSLQEMVDDLASKHPYNPDEEYVEVEAKLRGHLESFLDTARSFNTIYTKEIRPWTHMMEVPQLHGFGPAANRLLEAYKMLWKFLGNLKNLRDSHAAVAVGSSETVAGEPSSVTRIISECETALTLLNRDLAILSASIARERGEDTSL is encoded by the exons ATGGCAGCAAAGCAAATGGAAGAAATACAGAAGAAATTGGGGACATTGAATTACCCACGAGCCAATGCTCCTTCTCAGTCCCTTCTCTTTGCCGGCATGGAACGATATGCTCTTCTTGAATGGCTTTTCTTCAA GTTATTAGGGGATAAATCACCATTTTCTCAACAAAATCTACAAGGGGATGCTGTGGATCGTGATGAGGAGACTTCTCGTATTCAGT ATTTAGCAGAGATTGCAAAGTTTCTAGGCATTACTACTACTGTTGATCCAGAAGCAATCCAA GGACGGGGTAGTTATGAAGATCGTATGGAAATGCTACGCCTTATTGTGGATCTAGTGGAAGCAAGCATGTATGCTGATAACCCTGAGTGGAG TGTTGATGAGCAGGTAGCAAAGGATATTCAATTGATTGATGCCATAGCGGAAAAGCAGGCTCAAATTTTTTCGGAAGAATGCAAACTGTTTCCAGCAGATGTTCAGATCCAATCTATCTATCCTTT GCCAGACATATCTGATTTGGAGAAGCAACTATCAGATCAATCAAATAGGCTTCTGAGTCTTCAGGAAATGGTTGATGATTTAGCATCAAAG CATCCATACAACCCAGATGAGGAATATGTAGAGGTTGAAGCTAAACTACGAGGTCATTTGGAATCCTTTTTAGACACCGCAAGGTCCTTCAACACAATCTACACAAAG GAAATTCGTCCATGGACCCACATGATGGAAGTACCACAACTGCATGGGTTTGGGCCTGCTGCCAATAGACTATTGGAAGCATATAAGATGCTTTGGAAG TTCCTTGGAAACTTGAAGAATCTTCGGGATTCACATGCAGCTGTAGCAGTTGGTTCATCTGAAACAGTGGCTGGCGAGCCATCTTCTGTGACGAGAATAATTTCCGAATGTGAAACTGCACTTACACTCTTGAATCGCGATCTTGCGATTCTTTCAGCTTCTATTGCCCGTGAGCGAGGTGAAGATACATCTTTGTAA